The genomic segment CCAGCGCATACCGCTTCAGCACGACGAGTTCCTGCTCCGGCCCGTATCCGCTGATCCCTAAATTCGCGACAGACGTGCGCAGCCGATGGCTTAATTGCGTCGTCAGAAGACTGTCGCCAGGGAGCATGGGCGATTCCACATAGGAATCACCAATGACCACGACCTCCGCCCGATCCAGATCCGTATCGTTGCGAAACCCCCGATGGTCGTACCGGAGATCGAATCGTTGAGGTGCATTCGCCGGAAGACAGAGCGCTTCACCGATATTTCCTCGCACAAACGCCCCTTCCTCCTGGTAATGCGCCTCACGGCGGTATCCGAGTTCCGGATCACGGACATATCCAGAGCGATCGAACCATTCACGCCCCTGGGTCCCAAAAAGAGCTTGATAGTTAACGAGACCCGTCATGCCGAGCAATTCGGCGGTTCCCAACACCACGATTCCGCAGAGGGTCATCAGAACGAACCTTCCTTGAATCTCCCTGCGCGGCAGATCGGAGAGAAGGGCATACAAGCCCCACGACAACAAATAGCCGGCAATGAGGTTATCCACGAGATGCTTGGTGCTGGTCACGCCAGTCAGCCATAACAGGGCGCATGCACTTAAAAATATCGCCAACGTCAACCATGTGACCTTGTCTTTCAAGCGTCCTCCCCTATATTTCGCATCTGGATGTGTCACTGGTCCTTGCTCTGATCAGGCCATCGGTGCCTGACGTCCGAGCAACGAACACGCCACAACGGCTGAACAAGTGTCCAGCTATACTGTACACTTCCTTAGCCCGATTAAGAAGGTCTGGGAAGCTGGGGAAGTCCCTAGGACGGGGCGTCGAGAACTCGACAGACGGCCGTAGCGCGGAGGACGGGGGAAGTGACTCATCCTTGAGACTCCCCACAAAAACGTGTTACACAGGTAAAAAGCCGGTTTTGCGCACTCGGCTCTATGTATGTGTTCTTAACGGACTCATGACGGCTACCAAGAAAACCAAGCCACTGAAACGCGCCTCACCGCCTCCCACTAAAGCCGAGGTGCACGTCGGCGACATTGTCCGGCGGCTTCGCAAATCTCATCATCTTTCAGTGCGAACACTCGCCGACAAGTGCGGGTTCTCTCCCAGCTTCATCTCTCAGGTCGAACTACGCCAGGCTTCGCCGTCCATTGCCTCCACCGAAAAGATCGCCTCCGCATTGGGCGTCACCCTGGGAGAGTTCTTTCGCGCCATCGACCCGACGCCTCCGGCCATCATCCGGTCCGATTCTCGGCCGGTCGTCCAAAGCGAGTGGTCTCGTGCAAAAATCGAAGCGCTCGGCCCGTTCAACAAGGACAGCCAGTTCGAGCCTATGGTGATCACGATTCAGCCGGGGGGAGCCAGCGGTCATAAACCCTACGTCCGGCAGGCAGAACAACTCGCGGTCGTCCTGATGGGATCTCTCGAATTGACGCTGGAGGAGGACGTCCACCAGCTCAAGCGCGGCGATGCCGCCGGGATACCGGCAGGCAACCGGCACTGCTGGCGCAACATCAGCAAGCGGCCGGCACAAATTCTGATCGTGACGGCTCACCGGCGGCTGTGACCGTTGTTATCACCTTTCCACCACGTACCAGTCCGCACATCTACCCATCGGAATAACCATGCAGTGGTCTCGCTCGAACACCGCTTTCAGGGCCGCAACAGCGCCATCACGCTGAGGCAGACCAGGAGGTTGTTGACGGCATGGCCGATCATGCCCGGCCACAAACTCCCCGTTCGCTCATAAGCCCACGCCCAGATCACGCCGCTCCAGAAGACGCTCAAGAATCCGATCAATCCATAGCCGTGAGCAATGGCAAACAAGGCCGCGCTCAGCATGGCTGCTGTGCCCCATTGGAACCGCCGCCGGAACACGCCGAATAACAGTCCACGGAAGGCCAACTCTTCAAAGACCGGCGCAAAGACCACATATTCCATCAAACTGACGATCAGAGTCGGAGGCGTGCCCCATACGAGATCCGCATCGAACCACTCGGTCCAGTGACTAATTAAATTCAGTGGCTCGGCAAGGCGGCCCAACACCCACTCTCCCACAAGTCCGGCTGCCACGACTGCCAAGACGGCCAAACTCAGTTGTCCCACATGACGCGGCTCAAGACTCAACCCCAGTCCTCGCCAGAATGTCTGCCGCTGGGGCCGAAGCAAGTGATAATAGGCCAATGCCAGGAGCGGCAGGTTTGACAGCGGCACCGCAACGACCCGCAAGGAGGGCACGTCGCCGGCGGCAAACAGAAACGCCACCGTCAACAACGCACCAACGGCACCCCCGCGCAGCAACACACCGGCCCCCAGACGGCCTGCCCACAGGGGCGGCAACTCGGCGGATCCGACCCGAAACATGGTCGCGCCTGTACCTCGCCGCACCCATACCATCAGGACCATTCCCCCGACGACCATGAGGCCCAACTCGAGCAGGGCGAACGCCCGTGAGCGCCAGACCAATGTTTCGATGCGTTGCTGGTCGGCTGTCTCAATCGTGACGAGCAGCGGACGATCCCCTGCGCGTTCGGCAATACGAGCCGCCAGCCGGCTGTAGAACCAGCCGGAAACGGGTTGCTCTGCCAAAGAGGCTTGCAGATCGAACCCCGCGCTGCGCGCCACATGCGCATCGACGTAACCAGCCTGCAACAGTCGCGCAAACAACGGATACGGTGCGGACTGCCTGGTCCATCGCGAGATACGTTGCCGAACCTCGGGAAGATGCCCCGCCTCGCCCTCCAGGATGGCCAGGTGCAAATCGACAAACGGATCGGACGACTCTTCGGCCAGTTCGCGATACCACTCAATGGCCTGCTCACGATCGTTCGCATCGCTTCCCATCGTGAGGTCATAGAGGAACTGTTCCCATACCGGCAGCGTCTTCACGCCGTCTGCCTGATCCATCAGACGACCGACCATATGACTCAGCGCCCGGCTGGGATCCGCGACCCGCTCCACTCTCGGGATATCGAACGATAACCAGGCCACAACCGCGATCGAAGCCGACAGCACCACGGCAGATAACAACGTGACCGCACGGGAAAACCCGGGATTGTACGCATGCGGCGGAGGAGGCGCCCCGACACAGGGCGCTGGAGGGCGAGATGATTGCGAGACCGGACCAGTCGATTCGTCAGCGTCCACGAGACCTCCAAGGGTAAGGCGCGCCGGAGTATACCACCGGCCTTATGGCGGTGAAACTGCAGAGCATCCCGCAACAGAGGGTGCCGGGATCTCGCCACAATCCCATGGCTGAACCCCCTCCGGTTTCGCTATACTACGCCACTCGCCACGCCAGGCGTTGTTCCCGAGACGGTGCGCCCCCGCTTGGCGAGCGGACACGATCAGTTTCAACCATGAGCCTTTCCTCGCACGATCACGCATTCGTCCCCCCGCATCGATTACTGATGGGTCCCGGCCCGAGCATGGTGCATGCGCGCGTGCTTCATGCCCTGTCGCAGCCACTGGTCGGCCATCTGGATCCGATCTTCCTGAATCTGATGAATACCATTCAAGCCTCGCTCCGCACCCTGTTCCGGACGGAGAACGAGTTCACCATCGCGCTCCCGGGCACGGGATCGGCAGGCATGGAGGCCGTGATCGCCAATCTCATCGAGCCGGGCGACCGCGCCATCGTAGGGGTCAACGGCGTGTTCGGTTCACGACTGGCCACCATGATTGAACGGAGCGGCGGTATCCCGCTACGTATCGAGGCGCCCTGGGGACAGATCATTTCGTTGGATGCCGTGCACGATGCCTTGTCTCGAGGCGGCCCGGTCAAGGCGGTGGTACTGGTGCATGCGGAAACCTCAACCGGCGCCTGGCAACCGCTCGAAGACGTCGGCGCCCTTTGTCGGGCGCACGGCGCCTTATTGATCATCGATGCCGTCACATCCCTCGGAGGCCTCCCCGTCGAGGTTGACGCATGGGGCATTGATGCCTGCTACAGCGGCACGCAAAAATGCGTGAGCTGTCCGCCTGGCCTGGCCCCGTTGACGGTGAGCCCCCGAGCCATGGAAGCCGTTCGACAGCGACGGACACCCTGTCACAGTTGGTACCTTGACCTCTCATTGATTGCCGAATATTGGAATGACCGCAGCCGCGCCTATCACCACACGGCGCCCATCTCTATGCTGTATGGATTGCACGAAGCCCTGCGGCTGATCCATGAGGAAGGACTGCCACCGCGGTTCATCCGCCATCAACTCAACAGCGACGCCTTACTCGCCGGCCTTGAGCCTCTGGGCCTACGGCCGCTCCCTCCGGCGGCGCATCGACTCCCCATGCTCAACTGCGTCACCCTGCCCGAGGGCATCGAGGATACGCTGGTGCGAACGCAGCTGTTGCAAGACCACGGGATTGAAATCGGGGGTGGCCTGGGGCCGCTGCGCGGGCGGGTCTGGCGAATCGGGCTGATGGGCGAGTCCTGTCAGCAGGCGCACGTGCTGACGCTGCTCAACGCCTTGGAAGACATTTTCGCGCAACACGGCTGGCTGGATCAGCCAGGTCGCGCGGTGCAGGCGGCGGTCGAAACCTATACCCAATCACAGTTGTCGGCGAGGAGGGGTGCATGAGTCGAAACGGGTTCTGGATCGTCATGGCGGGGGTAGCCGGCTTCGTGGCGGCGATCACCTACTGGGTCATCGCCCTCGCCGTGGCAGAGTCACGCAAAGCCGACATGGTCGCGCCCGAACGGGTGACCAGTTTCATTCATGCGGTGATCGATGCCAATCGCGCCAACTACACGCAGAACGTCGTCGACAAGTTGCACACCCAAGGCGTGGTCGAAGCCCTCGAACATTGGAAAGAAGAAAAAGGACTTCCCCTGCCCGCCCAATTCCTTCTCGAATCAGGCCGGCTGGTTGCCCAGAAAGACATGAAACTGAGTTTCCGGCTCGCCAGCCTCACCCCGATTTACGTGTGGAACGGCCCGAACAGTGAGTTCGAACGACGCGGCCTGGAAGTCGTCATGAAGGCGCCGGAGAAACCGTTCACGGGCTTTTATCAGCAGGGCGGGGTGCGGTACTTCCAAGGCATCTACGCCGACCGGGCGGTCTCCGAGAGCTGCGTATCCTGTCACAACGGGCATGCGAACAGCCCCAGGCGCGACTATAAACTCAACGACATCATGGGCGGTGTCATCGTCACCATTCCCATCAGCGAGGCCCCATGACCATCGCCATCCGACAGATTCGTATCCTCGACGGCCAAGGCCGCAAGATTGAGCGCGGCACGGTCGTGATTGAAGGCGATCGCATTGTGGCTGCCGGACCGGATCAGACCGTACGTCTGCCTCGAGGGGCACAACGCATCGACGGCCGTGGCCTGACGATCCTTCCGGGTCTCATCGATTGCCATGTCCACTTCTGCCTGGGTGCAGAAGCCGATGTGGTTGCGGCCGTCGAGCAGGAATCCTCGGTCGTCACGTTGCTGAAGGCCGCGGAACTGGCGCGGCGCACCGTGCAGGCCGGCTTCACCACCGTGAGGGATGTCGGCTTCCGTGATCATGCCGTGTTTACGTTAAAAAAAGCCATCGCCTCGGGACTCACGCCGGGGCCACGCATCCTCGCCGCAGGTCTGGCGATCTGCATGCCCGGCGGACATGCCCGCTTCATCGGGCGTGAAGCACAGGGAATCGAGGCCGTGCGGGCCGCCGTGCAGGATCAGCTTACGGCCGGCGCCGAAGTGATCAAGGTGATCGCCTCAGGCGGGGTCCTGACTCCAGGGACCTCCCCGGACGAGGCCCAGATGACTGTCGAAGAACTGAGAGCCGCCGTTGAAGTCGCCGCCGCCCATGGCCGGCACGTGGCGGCTCATGCCCATGGTGCCTCGGGGATGAAGAACGCCCTGCGCGCCGGGGTCCATTCGATCGAACATGCCACGCTCATGGACGAGGAGGCCGCCGGCCTGATGACTCAGCGCGGGGTGTATATGGTGCCCACACTATCCGCTCTGGCCACCACGGCTGCCTGTCCGACCGGCTGCGGCATCCCCGACAGCGCCCGCTCAAAGGCCAAAAACATGGTCCGGCAACACGAGAAGAGTTTCCGCGCCGCCGTCCGGCGTGGCGTCCCCATTGCTCTAGGAACCGATGCCGGCACACCTTTTAATTACCACGGCGACAATGCGCAGGAATTGGAACGCATGGTCACCCTGGGCATGACACCGATGGATG from the Nitrospiraceae bacterium genome contains:
- a CDS encoding cupin domain-containing protein → MTATKKTKPLKRASPPPTKAEVHVGDIVRRLRKSHHLSVRTLADKCGFSPSFISQVELRQASPSIASTEKIASALGVTLGEFFRAIDPTPPAIIRSDSRPVVQSEWSRAKIEALGPFNKDSQFEPMVITIQPGGASGHKPYVRQAEQLAVVLMGSLELTLEEDVHQLKRGDAAGIPAGNRHCWRNISKRPAQILIVTAHRRL
- a CDS encoding CPBP family intramembrane metalloprotease translates to MDADESTGPVSQSSRPPAPCVGAPPPPHAYNPGFSRAVTLLSAVVLSASIAVVAWLSFDIPRVERVADPSRALSHMVGRLMDQADGVKTLPVWEQFLYDLTMGSDANDREQAIEWYRELAEESSDPFVDLHLAILEGEAGHLPEVRQRISRWTRQSAPYPLFARLLQAGYVDAHVARSAGFDLQASLAEQPVSGWFYSRLAARIAERAGDRPLLVTIETADQQRIETLVWRSRAFALLELGLMVVGGMVLMVWVRRGTGATMFRVGSAELPPLWAGRLGAGVLLRGGAVGALLTVAFLFAAGDVPSLRVVAVPLSNLPLLALAYYHLLRPQRQTFWRGLGLSLEPRHVGQLSLAVLAVVAAGLVGEWVLGRLAEPLNLISHWTEWFDADLVWGTPPTLIVSLMEYVVFAPVFEELAFRGLLFGVFRRRFQWGTAAMLSAALFAIAHGYGLIGFLSVFWSGVIWAWAYERTGSLWPGMIGHAVNNLLVCLSVMALLRP
- a CDS encoding alanine--glyoxylate aminotransferase family protein; protein product: MGPGPSMVHARVLHALSQPLVGHLDPIFLNLMNTIQASLRTLFRTENEFTIALPGTGSAGMEAVIANLIEPGDRAIVGVNGVFGSRLATMIERSGGIPLRIEAPWGQIISLDAVHDALSRGGPVKAVVLVHAETSTGAWQPLEDVGALCRAHGALLIIDAVTSLGGLPVEVDAWGIDACYSGTQKCVSCPPGLAPLTVSPRAMEAVRQRRTPCHSWYLDLSLIAEYWNDRSRAYHHTAPISMLYGLHEALRLIHEEGLPPRFIRHQLNSDALLAGLEPLGLRPLPPAAHRLPMLNCVTLPEGIEDTLVRTQLLQDHGIEIGGGLGPLRGRVWRIGLMGESCQQAHVLTLLNALEDIFAQHGWLDQPGRAVQAAVETYTQSQLSARRGA
- a CDS encoding DUF3365 domain-containing protein yields the protein MSRNGFWIVMAGVAGFVAAITYWVIALAVAESRKADMVAPERVTSFIHAVIDANRANYTQNVVDKLHTQGVVEALEHWKEEKGLPLPAQFLLESGRLVAQKDMKLSFRLASLTPIYVWNGPNSEFERRGLEVVMKAPEKPFTGFYQQGGVRYFQGIYADRAVSESCVSCHNGHANSPRRDYKLNDIMGGVIVTIPISEAP
- a CDS encoding amidohydrolase family protein; translation: MTIAIRQIRILDGQGRKIERGTVVIEGDRIVAAGPDQTVRLPRGAQRIDGRGLTILPGLIDCHVHFCLGAEADVVAAVEQESSVVTLLKAAELARRTVQAGFTTVRDVGFRDHAVFTLKKAIASGLTPGPRILAAGLAICMPGGHARFIGREAQGIEAVRAAVQDQLTAGAEVIKVIASGGVLTPGTSPDEAQMTVEELRAAVEVAAAHGRHVAAHAHGASGMKNALRAGVHSIEHATLMDEEAAGLMTQRGVYMVPTLSALATTAACPTGCGIPDSARSKAKNMVRQHEKSFRAAVRRGVPIALGTDAGTPFNYHGDNAQELERMVTLGMTPMDAIMTSTSAAARLLRLSAEIGTIEAGKQADLLVVEGNPLRNIGLLLKRERIAGVMQGGRFVSGPLSET